Below is a window of Limisphaera ngatamarikiensis DNA.
TCCATGGAAAGCACCACGTAGTCCACCTGAGAAGTCAGCCCCGACGACTCCAGCCACTGCGCAAACGGCACCAGCAGTCGGCTCTCGAACTCGGCCCGGGACCACTCCACCGGACCGCCGCCCCAGCGAATCCGAAAGACCTGCGCGGCCGGCACACCGCGCAATTCGCGGTAATAATTGCCCAGGGCCAGCGACGCCGGACTGTCGGCGTTCACCACCACGGCCACGTTCAATCCGCTCCCCCCCGCCAGACATCCCCAAAAAGCGCCCCACCAGATCAAGCAGCCCAGGAGGCCTGCCGTCAGCCCTGGCCGCCCTCCACGCACCCTCGTTTTCACCGACCACCTCATGCTCCACGTCGCCAACCCAACCCGACCATGAGGGCCAAGCGTTCACCGTTTGCCCCTCGGATCGGCCGGTCGGGGTTCTCACTTGCGCTCGCCTCCGATCCAGCCAGATTGCCGACCCTTCCCATCAGCCCCACCCGGCCACGAACTCCTGCCCGCCCCGCTTTCAGCACGGCACCACGGGAACCGCCGCCGTCCAGAGCCCCGCCCCAAACCGGCTCCGCAAAGGCTCCACCATCGCCTCAGCCGCGGCCAGGTCCCGAACCAGGGCAAACACAGCCGAACCGCTCCCCGTCATTCGCGCCGCCAGCGCCCCCCGGTCCCGCAAAAACTCGCAATACAGCTCGAGCACCGGAAACTTTTCAAAAGCCGGTCCTTCGAAACTGTTGAAAAACCCGGCGGCGGCCCGGCGTACATCCGATCCCTGCAGCGCCTCCAACACCTGGCGGGCACGGCCGGGTGCACCCTTGAGCAACGCCGGAAACCGCGCCAACTGCCCGTACGCCCAGGCGGTCGATATGCCAAACCCCGGGTGCACCACCACAAACGCGCATCCGCGCAGGGCAGGAAACCAGTCCTGCGCTTCCAGGCATTCCCCGCGGCCCGTTGCCAACGCGGGCCGGTCCAACAGGAAGAACGGTACATCCGATCCCAACCCGGCTGCCAGCTCGTGCAGAGCCGGATCCGACAGGGGCCGTTCGAACATCTCATTCAGTGCGCGCAGGGTCACTGCCGCGTTGGCGCTGCCACCGCCCAAACCCGCCCCCTGCGGAATGCGCTTCTCCAAATGTATTCGCACGCCGGCACGAACCCCGGCCGCCGCAAAGAACCGCTCGGCCGCGCGCCATACCAGATTCCTGCCATCCACGGGCAGCGCAGGATCGTTGCACGTCAGCTGGATCCCCATCGGCCGCGGCTCGAAATACAGCGTGTCATGCACGGCCAACGGGTGGAGGATCGTCTCCAGCTCATGATACCCGTCCGCCCGCCGCCCCAGGACGTTCAGGAACAGGTTCACCTTGGCCGGAGATTGTCGGACGCAGGTCATGGGAAGCAAAAGGCGCACCGGGCCCAGCCCGCCGGTGCGCCTCAGCCAAAACAAAATCCTGACGCCGTCAACGGTCGAAAACCCTGAACCGACTGTTGGGGATCATCGGGGCCACGTCCCCGCCGCTGAAGCCCAACTCCGTGGCCGAGTCGAATTCCGGTACCGCCAGAATGTCCGGCGTGTAATTATCCGGATACACCGGTTCCGGCTTCAGATAATTCGTGGCCACCGGCCCATACGGCGGCACCGGGAAGGTGACAATCTCGTACAAACCGATACCCACTCGGGCCAGTGAACGGTTGAAACCGCGAACCAGACCGGTCGTGTAAGCCTGATCCGGTGAATCGAACAAGGCGGTTTGTTCCACCGTCCGGCGCATCTCCCCCCAACGCAGCAATTCGCCCGTGTTCCGAAGGCCTCGCCCCAGCTTCTGCTCCGGCCCGGCGCAACCACTCCCCAACAGTGCGCCCGCACAGGCCAACGCCGCCAGCAACGCGAATCTCGTATTCATAAACCTCGTCCTTGTTCCGGCGCCCCAGCCTATCCGGCCCGCCGACCGTGTAAAGCGCAATCCTCCCACGCAACCCAAAATCCATCCAACCGCACGGCCCGGGGCTCCCACACACCCCGCAAGGGCCCGGCCAGCCGGCCCACCATTCCGCGCATCTCGTGACGAGCCCACGTGTAACCAGCCGCGTTGCCACACCCGGCATCAGGAAACGCTCCCCGCAAGCCAGGTCGCCCGGTCGCCCTAAAGCGGCCACGCACGGGGCTCCCAACCCGCCACTCGACACCAGCCGGGTGCCCGGCCCGAGGGAATGTAAGTCTCTCACCGGAGACCTGTTGGGCCCGGCCCGGATCAGGGCCGCAGGCCACGGTCACCCACCCTCAGGATCCCGGGCCGGTCAAGGATGCAAAACCGCACCCGGCCAACCGCCACCACGCCGATCCCACAAACCGCAGATCGGACTGGCCACCGGCCCCCGATCGGACCATCCTCCGGGCCTGATGAACCAGGTCCGGTCCTCTCTGGCAAGCACGTTCAAAGCCCGGATATGCGCAATCCGACCCCGGCAACAAACGGTTTTCGCAATGGTTCTGCCGTGGCTGGTGCTCGCAAGCCTCGCTGGTCATGCCGGGCCCCCGTCCGACTCCACCACGGCCAGCGCAGAGCCCTGGGTGTCACTCTTTGACGGCCAAAGCCCGCGCGGTTGGCGGGCTTATCGGGGCACTCGTTTCCCCGACCGCGGCTGGGTCATCACGAATCAATGCCTGGTCCGATGGCCCGGTAGACGTGCAGGGGACCTGGTAACCGAGGCCGAGTTCGACGATTTCGAGTTCGAGTGGGAATGGAAGATCGTCCCGGGCGGGAACAACGGCGTCAAATACCTGGTGCTGGAATCCCGGCCCGCCGCCCCCGGCCACGAATACCAAATGGTGGACGATACCACCGTCAGTGACCCCCGCCATCGCACGGCCGCCTTCTACGACGTGCTGGCGCCCCACCCGGCCGTCCAACCCCACCCGCCCGGACAATGGAACCGGTCCCGCATCGTGGTCCGCGGGACCCTCGTCGAGCACTGGCTCAACGACGTCTGCGTCCTGACCTACGAACTGAACAGTCCCGCCCTCCGCAACGCCATCCGCGCGAGCAAATTCAGGGACACGCCGGGATTCGGTGAGAAATGCCGGGGCCGGATCATGCTCACCGACCACGGCACCGAAACGTGGTTCCGAAACCTCCGGGTCCGGCGCCTGACACCGGCTCCGTGACGATCAATGGCCACGCCGGCCGCACCGGCTTCAACCGCCCACCTGCAGCGCGGCGCGGGCTTCCCGCACCAGGGTTGCGACCCGGCCCGCCGCCTCGTCCACGCCCACCACCTCCAGGGCTCCGCCGGCGCGTCGTTTGATCTCCACCTGACCCCTGGCCAGCGATTTCTCGCCAATGTTCACCCGGAACGGGAACCCCACCAGGTCCGCATCCTTGAACTTCACGCCGGGTCGTTCCTCGCGATCGTCCAGAATCACCTCGATACCCTCGCGCTGCAGCGCTTCGTACAGGCGTTCGGCCACCTCGCGCACGGGACTGCCGGGGCTCATCTGCAACGGGGTCAGACAAACCTCGTAGGGCGCCACCGACACGGGCCAGATGATACCGTCCGCGTCGTGCGACTGTTCGATCACCGCCTGCAGCGTCCGCGTCACCCCAATCCCGTAACACCCCATCACACACGGCCGGCGTACCCCGGACTCGTCAATGAAGCCCGAACCCAGCTTCTCGCTGTACTTGGTGCCCAACTTGAACACGTGGCCCACCTCGATGGCCCGGCGGATCTGCAGGGGTTTGCCACACCGCGCGCAGGGCTCGCCCGCACGCACCGTGCGAAGGTCGGCCCACTCGTTGACCCGCAAATCCCGATCCACATCCACATGACGGAGGTGGAAACCGTCCTCGTTGGCGCCCGTGGTCATGTCGGTGGCACCCCGGAGACGCTCGTCCGCCCACACCGGGGGCGCGGCTCCGGGCAACGTGGAGCTGACCGCACCCAGACTGCCGGGGTGCGCCCCCAAAAGGGTGAAGATCTCCTCGGCCGTGGCCGGACGGAACGTCGTGGTGCCCAGGCGGGCCGCCAGTTTGGCCTCGTTCAACTGGTCGTCACCCCGCAACAACACAATCAAGGGCCGGCTCTCTACCAGATAAACCAGCGTCTTGATCTGCCGTGCAGCCGGGACGTTGTAAGGCGGTCGCGTCAGGTCCTCGATGGTTTGCACGCCGGGTGTGGCAAATTTTTCCGGGCCCGGCGTCGCAGCACCACCCGGGGCGGATTCGGCCTTCACCCCGCTGACGGCCTTTTCCACATTGGCCGCATACCCGCACGCCTCACAATAGGCCACCTCGTTCTCGCCCGTCTCGGCCGGCACCATGAACTCGTGCGACAAGGTCCCGCCAATGACGCCCGTGTCCGCCTCCACGGGGAAGGTGCGCAACCCGCACCGGGCAAAGATCCGGGTGTAGGCGTCGTACATCCGCTGATAACTCTGTTGCGCCGCCTCGTCGCTGACGTCGAAGCTGTACGCGTCCTTCATGATGAACTCACGCGCCCGCATCAGCCCGAACCGCGGCCGGATCTCGTCCCGGAACTTGACGCTGATCTGGTAGAAGTTTTTGGGCAACTGGCGGTAGGACTGGATTTCCGCCGCGGCCAGCAGCGTGATCACCTCCTCGGCCGTGGGACTCAACACCCATTCGCGCCGCGCGCTGTCGTACACCTTGTAAAGGACCTGCCGGGCCGTCTCATACCGGCCCGATTGCTGCCAGATCTCCGGCGGTTGCAACGCCGGCAGCAACACCTCGATGGCCCCCGCGCGATCCATCTCCTCCCGCACGATCCGTTCCACCTTGCGCAACGCACGCAGCCCCAGCGGAAGAAAACTGTACACACCCCCGGCCAGCTTTCGCACCAGCCCCGCCCGCAACAACAGCTGGTGCGACACGATCTCCGCCTCGGCCGGCGCCTCCCGCAACGTCGGAATCAAGGTTTGGGTCCAGCGCATGATGTCTCTCTCGCCAAAAATCCGTCCGATTTCGGCGGCTCCTCTCCGGCCGCCCTCATTTCACCGTGTTGATCAGCGGGGCCAGCCCCTGAATCCGAACCTCCAACCGGTCCCCGGACTGAATGGGGCCGATGCCCGCCGGCGTACCCGTCAGAATCACATCCCCGGGCAACAGCGTCAGGTGCGTGGAGATGAAGCTGACCAGCTGAAAGCAATTGAAAATCATCTGGCTGGTGTGCGAGTTCTGCCGCAACTGGCCGTTCTGGAACAACTGAATCGTCAGATCCTGCGGATCCAGCTTCGTCTCGATGTAGGGGCCCAGCGGCGTGAACGTGTCGAACGACTTGCACCGGCCCCACTGCCCGTCGCTGGCCTGCAGCGTCCGGTCCGTGATGTCCTGCGCCGCGGTGTAGCCGAGGATGTATCGCGACGCCGCGCTGGGCGTAACGTTCCGGGCCCGCCGACCGATGATGATCGCCAGCTCCGCCTCGTAGTCCGTGCGGTGCTCCGGAAATGGGATCTCAATTTTTCCCCCATCCGGCAGCAGGGACGACGGCGCTTTGAACCAAAACAACGGCTCCCGCGGCACGGATTTGCCCGTCTCACGCGCGTGATCGGCATAATTCAAACCCACCGCGATCACCTTGCTCGGCGTCACCGGCACCAGGGTCCGAACCCCCTTCATGGGCGTCGGCTTCCGCTCAAACGAGGGCGACCCAAAAAGGTCGCCCTGCATGCGGTACAGCTCGCCCTCGACCACCTTCGCGTAAAACACTTCCTCGCCTCGCTGAAAACGCCCGATGGCAGCCATAAGGATGCGGCCGTGCTAACAGATCACGCCCCCACCCGGCAAGCTCAAACCCGGCCCTCCCGGGGCGTGCACGGCCCGCCCCCGCGTTGTGCGGCGCCCCCACCCCTATCGGGACCGCAGGTCCGCTCCGTCACCGTCACCCCCACGTGATCCCGCCACACCCGCTCCACAAACCGGGTCACCTCCCGCGTCACCGGACCGGCCGGATCGAGTACCTCCAGCGCCGCCCAATCCTCGGTGCGCAACCGTTCGACCAGAGCCCGCGCCGGTTCCGACAACGCCGCCGCCGGTCGCACCGGGTCCCACCCCAGCAGACTCAACAGCCGCAACTCAAAAGCCAAACGCAACCGCGCCCGCGCCGCATGCCCGTTCAAATGCCGCACCAAACCCAGCAACAGCTCAAACACGCCCGGCACGGGTGCCTCGGGCTCGGTCACCTGTTCGATCCGGCGCACGGCCTCCGCGGCAAGGCGCAACCGTTCCGGGTCCGTCTGCAATCCCGGATGCGACGCCAGCAGGTGAACCTCACGCAACAGGTGCAGGTCCGACCGCCGACTCCGGTAAAACACCAGTTCCTCGTGAAAAAACAGATCCAGCCGACCCTGAAACGGTGAGCGGGGCCGGCGCGCCCCTCTGGCCACCGTGCCCAGCCGCCCCCACTCGCGGGTCAGCCAGTGCACAATCAGGCTGGTCTCGGTCAAAGGCCGGACCCGGACGATCAAACCCTCGGCACGCTCCTGCATGATCAGGGAGGCGGGAGCGGCCCCGTGCCCACGGATGCATCCCCCTCGGCGGGCCGGGACGGCAACATCCCCCCGGCGGGCATCCCGCCGGCCGGAGAAATCGAACCCACACTCACAATAAAACGCACCGCATCCGCCACAGACATCCGCAAGGGCCGCACCTGCGACTCCGGCGCCACCAATAGAAACCCCGAGGTCGGATTCGGCGTGGTTGGTATGAACACACTCACCGTCCGATCCCCCACCGCACGATCCAGGATGGTCTCGTGTTCGCCCGTGATGAAGCCGATGGCATACAAGCCCGGCCGCGGAAACTCCACCAACACCACCGTCTGGAACGCCCCCTTCTTGCCCATCGAGAACGCATCGTTCACCTGTTTGATCACCGAGTAGATCTTGTTGAGAATTGGCACGCTCAGAATCACCTGATCCACCCAGGCGATCAGCCGCCGGCCCACGTAATGTCGCGTGATCCGGCCCACTCCGATCACCAGCGCCACCGCCAGCAACAACGCCACCACCTGCCAGTGCCAAAACATCGGACCCTCACCCCCCTGGGCATGGGTCAGCGAGCGCGGCAGGAAAAACAGGAGCGTGTTCGTGAAGTTCGCAACCGTCCCGAACAACCACACCACCACCGCCAGCGACAGGGCCACCGGCATCACCACCGCCAGCCCGGCCAGAAAATCCGCCCGCAACCGCGTCATCAATGTCTTCCGCACGGCCGCCAATCTAGGTTCCCGGACCCCCCTTCACAAGCGGCGCACGCACGGGCCCGCCCTTTCCGCGGCCCAGCCACAGGCCGCCCGCCTTCCGAGCCAGCCACCGCAACAGCCGATCCTCCACCCGCTTCATCTGACGACGCGCCTCCCGATCCGCATCGTCGTACCCCCGCAGGTGCAGAATCCCGTGAATCACGTACCGCGCCACCTCGCGCGACCAGTCGGTTCGGTACCGGCGCGCCTGCCGGGCCGCCTCCTCCACCCCGATGCAGATCTCACCCGCCAATACCCCACTTCCCGACCCCGGCTCGCTGTAGTCAAACGTGATCACGTCCGTCGGCCCCTCATGACCCACGAAGGACTCGTTCAGTCCGGTCATCTCCCGGTCCCCCAGCAGGCAGATGCTCAGCTCCGCACCGCGCAGGTCCGGAAACCGCGTCAGCACAAGCCGTACCCACCCGGCCAAACGCCGCGTATCCACGGCCCGCTGCCGCTGCCGGTTGACCACCGAAATCTGCCAGCCCGGTCCCCCCGTCACGTCCTCCGCCGGGCCCGCCCCCGCCCCGGCCGCCGCATCCGTCCCAAAACGGGCCCCACGGTTACCGGGCCGGCCGATGTCGCGCCCGGTGTTCCTCATACGCCGCAATGATCCGTTGCACCAGCGGATGTCGCACCACATCCGCCCGGCCCAGTTCCACAATGGCAATCCCGGGCACGCCCTCCAGCGCCCGATGCGCCTCCAGCAGGCCCGACTGCTTGTGCGGCGGCAGGTCAATCTGGGTCTCGTCCCCGGTGATCACCGCCCGGGACCCGTGTCCCAACCGGGTCAGAAACATGAACATCTGCTCGGTGGTGGCGTTCTGGGCCTCATCCAGAATGATGAACGCATTGTTGAGGGTGCGCCCCCGCATGTAGGCCAGGGGAGCCACCTCGATCACGCCCCGCTGCATGTGCCGTTCAATCTCCTCGGCCGGCAACATGTCATGCAGGGCATCATGCAGCGGCCGCAAATACGGCAGGATCTTTTCGTACAGGTCGCCCGGCAGGAAACCCAGGGCCTCCCCCGCCTCCACCGCCGGCCGCGTCAGCACAATGCGCGAAACCCGGTTCTCCCGCAGTTCCGCCAGCCCCAGCGCCACCGCCAGATAGGTCTTCCCCGTGCCGGCCGGGCCGATGCCAAACGTCACATCGTGCGCCCGTACCGCGTCCACGTAACGCTTCTGCCCCGGCGTTCGCGGCATCACCGGCGGTTTCCGATCCGAGGTTACGATCCGGTCGCTCATCAGGGCCCGCAGCGTGGCCACCCCCTCGCGCTGCACCACGTCCAGCGCATGGGCAAAATCGCGACTGCGCACGGGCGCCCCGCTGCGCAGGTTGCTCTCCAGCATCAGGAACAGTTGCCGCGCCCGTTCAATGGCCTCGGCCGGACCTTCCAGCCGGATCCAGTTGTCGCGACAGACCGCCTTGACCCCCAGTTGATCACTCAGCGCCCGCAGGTTGCGCGGGTCATTGTTGTACAGGTGCTGGACGACCCGGGCGCTCTCGAAGTGCAGGGTTTCCGTGGGCATCGTTCGGCTGTCAGGCAGGCAGGGTTTGCAAAACTTCTCGCAACCGGGCCGCCGTCTCGGTCAACGCCTCGGGCAACACCTTCGTATCCGCCAGAACGGGCATGAAGTTGGTGTCGCCCACCCAGCGCGGCACAATGTGCAGGTGCAAATGCTCCTCGATCCCCGCACCCGCCGCGCGCCCCTGATTCAGCCCGATGTTGAATCCGTCCGGATTCATCAACCGCTTCAACGCCGCAACGCACCGCTGCGTCAGACGCATCAGGTCGGTCAGCTCCTCCACCGTCAGGTCTCCCAGCTCGGCCACCTGCCGATACGGCACCACCATCAGGTGCCCCCCGTTGTAAGGGTACCGATTCAACAGGGCAAAACAGGTCTTGTCCCGGGCAACCACCAGGTTCGCCTCGTCATCGTTCGACTGCGCGATCCGGGTGAACAACGAACCGTCCCCGGCCGGCGGTTTGGGTGCCAGAATGTACCGGATCCGCCACGGGGCATACAGCAGCTCCATGCCCATCACACTACCCGGCCGGCCCCACGGTGTCAAAGACCCCGCACCCCGCCAGCCGGCCCCCAGACCGGCCCGCCCAAACCTCCGCCCCCGGGTCCGGAAACAACCCGGCGGGTATGGCCATCCCTGACAGGAAAGCCCGCCCGGCCAACCGACAAAAAAGGGCGGCGCCCTGAAAAGCGCCGCCCTCGTGAGGAAACTCCGTCGTCAGACGGAAACCCATACTTAATAGCGACTGCGCCCGCCGCCGGAGTAGGGCCGGCGACCGCCGCCACCACCACCATGGGACCGCTCCTCCCGCGGCCGGGCCACGTTGACCGTCAGAGGCCGCCCATCCAGCGACGCTCCGTGCAACGCCTCAATCGCCGCCTGCGCCTCGGCATCCGTGCTCATGGTCACAAAGGCAAACCCGCGCGACCGCCCCGTGGAACGGTCCGTCATAAGATTCACCTCAACGACATGCCCGTGCGCACTGAAGGCATCGTGCAGATCGTTCTCCGTGGTTTGGTAGGAGAGGTTTCCGACAAACAGTTTGTTGTTCATGTGATGTTTTTGTCCGCGATTTCCCGCAACTTCACCAAGACCGTTCCCGAACCGCCGGGTTTCGAATCATCACCGAACAACAACCGTTCACCTGAAGATTCACCAAGTCCTGGAAAGTGGCCGGTCCACCGTCCAGACGCCCGACACTTTGCCCCAATCGCAGCCCATTGCAAGAAGTTTTTGAAAATTTTTTCAGACCGCCTGAACTGCGCCCTCACCAGCCCCCATCCGCCGGATCAGGAACCGGTTTCCATCGCACCGGCGGCCGCCGGCCCCACCACCTCCGCCCGCGGACCCAACTGCAGAAAATTCCGCAGCAGCTCACGACCGTACTCGGTCAAAATGCTCTCCGGATGAAACTGCACGCCCCAGATGGGATACTGTTTGTGGCGCACCCCCATGATCTCGCCCTCGTCGGTCCGCGCCGTCACCTCCAGGCAGTCCGGCAGACTGCCGGGCTCAATCACCAGCGAATGATACCGCGTGGCCCGAAAGGGATTCGGCAGCCCCGCAAACAGATCGCGCCCGTCATGATGAATCATCGAGGTTTTGCCGTGCATCATCCGATAGTTCACCACCACCCGCGCGCCAAACACCTGGCCGATGCATTGATGCCCCAGACACACCCCCAGCGTCGGAATCCTGGGCCCCAGCCGCCGGATCACCTCGCACGACAACCCCGCCTCCCGCGGCGAGCAGGGCCCCGGCGAAATCAGCAGGCGATCCGGCTGCCACGCCTCGATCTGCTCCAGCGTGACCTCGTCATTCCGCACAACCTTCATCGCAACCCCCATCTCGCCCAGGTACTGCACCAGGTTGTACGTGAACGAATCGTAATTATCGATGACCAGCAGCATAGATTCGGTCCCACTCACTCTACCCGCGGAATCTCCCCTTGCCAAATGCGGGCTTGTCCCCCGCCCCCGGCGCCCGCCCGGCTCACCGGAACCGGTTCACCATGCCGACACCCCACTCACGGTTTGGGCCGGGTCACCGTCTCGGGGGCGCAGAGCGCGGATTCTCATGCCAGAAACGGATTTTCTTCCCCGCGCTTCCCGGCTCGCCGCGGCAAACCCAACGGCGTCACCAGGACCAGTAGCACCGTCACAACCCAGTGCCATACCCATGCCACCACCAGATCCGCCAGGTCCAGCCAGCCCTGACCGTAGCCGGCCACGGCCACCGTCATCAACCACGCCCCCGGCAATTGCACGGCCCAGCCGCACCGAAAGATCAAACCCGCCGAACCACGCCGCCCCAGACACACCGCCATCACAGCCAGCCCGAGCCCGTACACACACGCACAAGCAAACCAAATCCCCATCAGCCCCAGGGCCGTTCCCACACCGAGCGTCAGCCACACAAACGGTCGCCACGCCTCCCAACGGGCCCGCATCACCTGGGGATCCAACTCGAACGTCCAATCCGCCGGAAACGACCATTCCCGCCAGCCCAACGGACCATAAACGCGCAGGCTCTGCCGACCCCACTGAATCTGGAACATCGCGGGCGAGCGCAGGCCCCCGCTGTGCTCCGGGTCCACCACAATTGCAAGGTCCCGCGTCTCGGCCACCAAATGCGGCCGCGCGTCCGGGAAAGCCCAACGCCCACCCTCACACCGCAGCGGATGTTCCCACGCATCCAGGCAGACACGAACCACCGGCGTGAGAACACGCGAGGCACTCCACGCCAACGCCCAGCCGGCCACAGAAGCGGTCGCCAACACCAGCGCCAGCAGCACACGCGGACCGGGGCAAAACAGCCACCCCGACCTCCCCGTCGCACCGGCACCGGGCTCATCCACCTTTTCCGGCCCGTCCCTTGTCATCCACGGCCGAGGGAACGGCAAAGCACTCCCCGGCGCAAGAGCGACGCGGAAGCCCGGGCCCGCAAACGTTGACCGCCGACGCCCTCCCTCTTACGCTGCCGCGGGTGTGCAGCGTCAACCCACCCATGGAACAGCACGCATTCCTCCGCGCACTCTGGGAAGAAATCCGGAATAAACTCGGCTCCGAGCTGCCCAATTGGGAGGACCGCATCATAAAGTTGAAACAAGTCATCGCCGTGGAACGCCGCCTCAGGGGCGAAACATGGAGTGACCCCCAAGTTTTTGAAGCCCTCCTACGGGCCCTCCTGAGCGGTAATATTGATTGGTCGAATGTGGCGAAGGTTCAAGACGACCTCCAACAGATGTTTTGCAACTTTGACTTCCACCGGTACGCGAACCTCGAAGACGCCGATATCCATAAAATCGCCGAGTGGCTTAAAACAAAGAAAGCCGGCGCACCACAACAAAGAATCCAGCTCCGCAAGTTCCGGGAGACATGCCGGAAACTCGTGGGGCTTCGCGCCGAATCAAAGTCCGCGGAGTCGTATTTTCTGGGACTGGTGCGCTCTTGTGGGGACGACCCCGTCGAGGCTGCCATCCAGTTGGGCACGCCCGGACAATACAAACTTCCAGGCTTTGGCGTGCCCCTCGCCGCCGAAGCCCTGCGAAATCTCGGGTTCGACATCGCCAAACCGGACCGGCACATCCTGCGGGCCGTCGCCAATTTTGGTCTGGTTCAGTTTCCCGAGAATCGGCGCCGCGGGAAGTCTGCCCGCTCGCAGACGTGCTCGGAAAAGGCCCACCCCGCATCTT
It encodes the following:
- a CDS encoding anthranilate synthase component II, translating into MLLVIDNYDSFTYNLVQYLGEMGVAMKVVRNDEVTLEQIEAWQPDRLLISPGPCSPREAGLSCEVIRRLGPRIPTLGVCLGHQCIGQVFGARVVVNYRMMHGKTSMIHHDGRDLFAGLPNPFRATRYHSLVIEPGSLPDCLEVTARTDEGEIMGVRHKQYPIWGVQFHPESILTEYGRELLRNFLQLGPRAEVVGPAAAGAMETGS